From Gemmatimonadota bacterium:
TCGCCTTCCTGCTTCAGATGCCACAGCGTACCCTCCGCCGGGGTCGATCCCCGTATCTTGATGACCAGCCCCCTGAAACCGTCATCCGAGAAGAGGATGTTGCTCCCGTTCCCCAGCACGAGCCAGGGGACCTCGCGCACTCTGGCCGCGGTGACGATTTCGAGCAGCTCCGACCGGGTTTCTGGCAAACACATCACGTCGGCCGGTCCCCCTACCCGGTAGGTGGTATGCCGGTCGAGGCCCTCGTTCAGCCGGAGCCGCCCTGAAGGCACCAACCCGCTGAAGATTTCAGATATTCCCATGAGACCGGACTCCGCTTTTCCGCAGCAGTTCGCAAACCTGGCTTCCCACCTCGCCGACGTCCCCCGCGCCGAGGGTCAGCACCAGGTCTCCATGCTCGAGTTCGTCCGCCAGCGCGGCCGCTACCCGGTCCTTGTCGGGGATATACGCGACGTTTCCGCCGAATGCGCTCGAGTCCTGGACGATCATCTCACCCGTCACCCCGTCCCGGGGCGTTTCCCTGGCCGGGAATACGTCCGTAACGATCTTCCGGTATGCGGGAAACCGCCCGAGGACGCGTCCGAATTCGCGGCGCAGATTCCGCGTCCGGCTGTAAAGGTGCGGCTGGAACACCACGAACATGCGCCGGGCGCCCGCGTTCGACACGGCGCGCAGCGCGGCCTCGATTTCGACGGGATGGTGGGCGTAGTCGTCCACCACCGTAACGCCGCGGATCCTGCCCAGCACTTCGAATCGCCTTTTCAACCCCCGGTATTCCGCAAGGGCCGCCATGGTCCGCTCGACGGGCAGTTCGAGATCGTCGGCCACGGCGATGGCGGCCAGGGCGTTGGACAGGTTGCACTCGCCTGGCTGCGGTAACACCAGCCGGCCGGCCGGAACGTCCCGCACGTACACCTCGGCGGAAACGCTCCAGCCCTTCGATTCCACCTGTTCCGCCCGGATGCAGGCTTTCGGCGAAAGCCCGTAGGTCACCAGGCGGCGGCGCAGGCCGGACTGGATCCTGCCGATGCCCGGGTCATCCGCGCACACGATCAGGGGCTGGTCCTCGGGCACGAGATGGGCGAAGACGGTGAATGCTTCATCGATGGCTTCCTGCGAACCGTAGTATTCCATGTGGTCGGCGTCCACCGAAGTGATCACGGCCGCCGCAGGCGTCAGCGCATGGAACGAACGATCGTATTCATCGGCTTCCACGACCATCCAGGAACCGTTCCCCCGTCGAACGTTGGATCCGTTTTCCGTCATGACCCCGCCGATGACGGCCGTCGGGTCCAGACCCGCGGCGGCCAGTACCTTGACGATCATGGCCGACGTGGAGGTCTTTCCGTGGGTACCCGCCACGGCGATGCCCTGCGTCCCGCGCGTCAGCATGCCGAGCAGTTCGGCGCGGGTGACGGTACGACGGCCCAGCCGGCGGGCCGCCGCGAGTTCGGGATTGTCCCCGGGGATGGCGGAGGAGTACACGATCAGGTCCGCGCCCTCCGCGTTGGCCGGGTCGTGGCCCTGGAAGACGGACGCTCCGAGACCGTGTAGCCGGTCGGTCAACGGCGTTCCCCGAAGGTCCGATCCGCTGACTGTGTATCCATATCCGAGCATCAGTTCAGCCAGTGCGCTCATGCCGATTCCGCCTATCCCGATGAAATGCGCGTGGCGGCAAGTCATCTCTGGTCCATGCCGGCCGGTCCCTTCGATCCGGCCGGTACCTTCGGTCCGATCAGTCATACTGCAGTCTCTGACGGCGATAGGTCATTCTGGATATGTTCAGCAGGATCCCGATACTCATCATGCAGAAGAGCAGCCAGGACCCTCCGTAGCTCAAAAAGGGCAGCGGCAGGCCCGTGGTGGGCAGCAAGCCCGTCACCACCCCGATGTTCACCAGCACGTGCAGCGTGATGAGCAGGGTCAGCCCCGATGCCAGGAAAAACCCGAAGGCGTCCGGCGCCATGCGAGCGATGCGGACCCCTCGCCAGGCGAAGACGACAAAGAGGCCCAGTACCGCCACCGACCCCAGGAACCCGAGCTCCTCACCGATCACCGCGAACACGAAATCCGTATGGGGATCGGGTAGAAAAAGGAACTTCTGCCGGCTCTGCCCCAGTCCGTTCCCGAACATGCCTCCCGTGCCCAGGCCGATCAGTGCCTGTTGCAACTGATAGTCCGCCCCCTGTAAATTGTGGGCCTGATCGGCGGAATTGCCGAAAAACCGTTCGAAGTAGGTCATGAGCCGGCCCCGGCTGTGCGCGGACGAGTACAGTTTGTAGACGAGGGCCGGGATCATGATCCCCACGGCGCCTGCCAGATGCAGCAACCGGGCCCGGCCGACGTAAAGCACCGCGAACGCGGTCGCGGCCAGTACGATCGCGGTGCCGTAGTCCGGCTGCAGGCCGATCATCAGGCAGGTGGTCGCGATCACCGCCAGCACGGGCAGAAAGCCGGTGAAAAACCGTTCCATGACGTGCTGGCGCCTGGCCAGCCAGTAGGCCAGGAAGATCACCAGGGCGATCTTGACCCCCTCCGCGGGCTGAATCGTCATGGAGAACAGGTTCACTGTGCGCGTCGCTCCACGGATGGTCATCCCGATGCCGGGAACGAACACGAGGGCCAGAAACCCCATGCCGATGACGATCAGGATCGGGGACCACTTCTGCAGTTTCTGGTAATTCAGGCTGGCGAAAAGGATCAGGATGACGATTCCGAGGATCAACCGCACCAGGTAACGTTTCAGGAAGAACCCGCTGTCCCCGGAGAACATCTCCGCGGCAACGGCTGAACTCGCGCTGTAAACCATGACCGACCCCACGCAGAGCAGGAGCAGCGACGAGACCAGCAGTGGAAGATCTATACGTTGATGCAACACGGATTTACTCCATTTCGCCCTGACCGAGCGACTTCTCCAGGTATTCCACGACGGATTCCATTCGCATGCCGCGCGATCCCTTGACGAGTACCACGTCGCCGTCTTCGACTTCCGCCAGTACCGCGGCGGCGGCCTCGTCGTTGCAGCCGCAGGACACGACGCGAGACGCCGGGAGGCCTTCGTCCACCGCGGCGGCGGCAATTTCGCGGGCCAGTTCTCCCACCGTGATGATCCGCTCCGCCACCTCCGCGGCGCGCTTACCGATATCCCGGTGCGCCGCCCTGCCCAGGTCGCCCAGTTCCAGCATGTCTCCGAGGACGACCAGTTTACGTCCTCCGGCCGTTGCCAGCGCGTCCAGGGCCGCCTTCATGGACGACGGATTGGCGTTGTACGCGTCGTTTATCAGGTGAACGGCACCCGCCTTCCTGTACTCCATGCGCATGGGTGTGGGCTCGACGCTACGCAGCGCACGGGCGATGCCCTGGTCGTCGATTCCCGAGAGCCTGCCCACCGCCACGGCGGCCGCGGCGTTCATGACCTGGTGCGCTCCCATCAGGTTTATTCGAAAGGAAGCCCCGTCCGACAACGTAAAGGCCGATCCGGACAGTTCGGTCCTGGCGCGCACCAGCCTGACGTCGGCCCCCGCGCTGCGGCCGAAGGTGACCACCCGCGCCAGGCTGCGCCCGGACTGCTTCATGACGAGGGGGTCGTCGGCGTTCAACACCGCGCTGCCGCCTTTCGGCAGGTGGTCGAGGATCTCGCCCTTGGCCCGGGCGATGCCTTCGATGGACTCGAAGAACTCGATATGCGCGGGCCCCACGTTGGTAATCACGCCGATGGACGGACGGGTCATCCGGGACAGCCGGTCCAGTTCGCCCGCATGGTTCATGCCCAGTTCGAGTACCGCGGCACCGTGGTCTCCCCGCAGGGAAAACAGGGCTTCGGAGACGCCCAACTGGCTGTTCAGGTTCCCGGGGGTCTTGAAGACCCGGTAGCGTTCGCCCAGCACGGAGGCGATCATGTTCTTCGTTGTGGTCTTTCCGCTGGAGCCCGTAACCGCGACCACGGGCAGGTCGAAACGCCTCCGGTGCCAGCCCGCGAACGCCTGCAGCGCCGGAAGTACTTCGGGCACGACGATCCGCGCGGCGTCCGGGGCTTCCTGGTCCGCCTGGTCCGCCTGGTCCGCCCGGTCCGGCCGGCGTGCGTGCCAGTCGTCCGTGACGAGGGAGGCGCACGCACCCGCGCGCATGGCCTCGGGTACGAAGTCGTGACCGTCGAATCTCTCGCCGGCAATCGCGACGAAAAGGTTGCCCTCCTCGATTCGCCGGGTATCCGAACAGACGCCCGTGATCCGGCTGCTACGATGCGCCTGGGACGGAACGTGCAGACTGCCACCCATGATTCCGGCGATTTCCGCCAGGGTGGGCTCATCCGTTCCGTTGTGATTATCCAT
This genomic window contains:
- a CDS encoding UDP-N-acetylmuramate--L-alanine ligase gives rise to the protein MTDRTEGTGRIEGTGRHGPEMTCRHAHFIGIGGIGMSALAELMLGYGYTVSGSDLRGTPLTDRLHGLGASVFQGHDPANAEGADLIVYSSAIPGDNPELAAARRLGRRTVTRAELLGMLTRGTQGIAVAGTHGKTSTSAMIVKVLAAAGLDPTAVIGGVMTENGSNVRRGNGSWMVVEADEYDRSFHALTPAAAVITSVDADHMEYYGSQEAIDEAFTVFAHLVPEDQPLIVCADDPGIGRIQSGLRRRLVTYGLSPKACIRAEQVESKGWSVSAEVYVRDVPAGRLVLPQPGECNLSNALAAIAVADDLELPVERTMAALAEYRGLKRRFEVLGRIRGVTVVDDYAHHPVEIEAALRAVSNAGARRMFVVFQPHLYSRTRNLRREFGRVLGRFPAYRKIVTDVFPARETPRDGVTGEMIVQDSSAFGGNVAYIPDKDRVAAALADELEHGDLVLTLGAGDVGEVGSQVCELLRKSGVRSHGNI
- the ftsW gene encoding putative lipid II flippase FtsW, translated to MLHQRIDLPLLVSSLLLLCVGSVMVYSASSAVAAEMFSGDSGFFLKRYLVRLILGIVILILFASLNYQKLQKWSPILIVIGMGFLALVFVPGIGMTIRGATRTVNLFSMTIQPAEGVKIALVIFLAYWLARRQHVMERFFTGFLPVLAVIATTCLMIGLQPDYGTAIVLAATAFAVLYVGRARLLHLAGAVGIMIPALVYKLYSSAHSRGRLMTYFERFFGNSADQAHNLQGADYQLQQALIGLGTGGMFGNGLGQSRQKFLFLPDPHTDFVFAVIGEELGFLGSVAVLGLFVVFAWRGVRIARMAPDAFGFFLASGLTLLITLHVLVNIGVVTGLLPTTGLPLPFLSYGGSWLLFCMMSIGILLNISRMTYRRQRLQYD
- a CDS encoding UDP-N-acetylmuramoyl-tripeptide--D-alanyl-D-alanine ligase; protein product: MDNHNGTDEPTLAEIAGIMGGSLHVPSQAHRSSRITGVCSDTRRIEEGNLFVAIAGERFDGHDFVPEAMRAGACASLVTDDWHARRPDRADQADQADQEAPDAARIVVPEVLPALQAFAGWHRRRFDLPVVAVTGSSGKTTTKNMIASVLGERYRVFKTPGNLNSQLGVSEALFSLRGDHGAAVLELGMNHAGELDRLSRMTRPSIGVITNVGPAHIEFFESIEGIARAKGEILDHLPKGGSAVLNADDPLVMKQSGRSLARVVTFGRSAGADVRLVRARTELSGSAFTLSDGASFRINLMGAHQVMNAAAAVAVGRLSGIDDQGIARALRSVEPTPMRMEYRKAGAVHLINDAYNANPSSMKAALDALATAGGRKLVVLGDMLELGDLGRAAHRDIGKRAAEVAERIITVGELAREIAAAAVDEGLPASRVVSCGCNDEAAAAVLAEVEDGDVVLVKGSRGMRMESVVEYLEKSLGQGEME